The Kroppenstedtia pulmonis genome has a segment encoding these proteins:
- a CDS encoding group I truncated hemoglobin → MITQTKQELQHRGEQAIAALIDQLYDRMLADEELTHYFDGVDVQLLKQRQATYLTEYLTGQEKHYQGSTLRHAHQGLHITFEHYERLIFHINALMREHQVSLDNRVRVESFLRSVKPHITGK, encoded by the coding sequence GTGATTACCCAAACCAAACAAGAATTGCAACATCGTGGAGAACAAGCTATCGCAGCATTGATTGATCAACTCTATGACCGGATGTTGGCAGACGAGGAGCTAACACATTATTTTGATGGAGTGGATGTCCAGTTACTGAAACAGCGTCAAGCTACCTATCTCACCGAATATCTTACAGGACAAGAAAAACACTATCAAGGAAGTACACTGAGACATGCCCATCAAGGTCTTCATATCACTTTTGAACACTATGAACGCCTGATCTTCCATATCAATGCCTTAATGCGGGAACATCAAGTCAGCTTGGACAATCGGGTCAGAGTTGAATCCTTTTTGCGCTCCGTCAAACCTCACATCACCGGCAAATAA
- a CDS encoding PD-(D/E)XK nuclease family protein produces MAGWIVQHPVSQGETGMGLRKMDFRFTGYTAYLVPGRRIVRELQKKVREYRLDEDKVAVQTFDQFVRQMLPQESRLMKPVEQRLILQHAVSQVKEKAGLSYFCRIMDQPSGLEQVEARIGELKRSGIRPRRLGELWRDRDKKYQELALIYQTYEGLLDRHGLWDHEEPYWKLMQNIRRGTVKLPDQVVAEHFSDLSFIQEQLLIQMVTAGVPVVLHLTWDEERPRLFQQTIRSVNQLKQRGFRLKKAAENPEKREKAYSLLHLEKQAFRKEPVKGEVAGAVEVISAPGVKREVEQVVLRIREWLQERQAPLSDVALIARDLPVYRSHLLAALNKAGLPCTEANSRLLREHPLFQTVLAGVAVKRGQEEYRSFLLESPYPFQQAGNYLQVYKSLGSPRNQKQLSQRVAERFPQGDEEPVSQEIKELTHFYQWLETEPTSLSWRDWISWFESWITELNPSRNWPEMAKDPELLPLVAEEAKAWEGIKRIIGEWKEIFQETDLGESSCDLSSFSSALEQAATHIWVEREPGQRGGIRILEPNQVWGDRYPAVFLLGCSEGKWPRPVSEDWLISDDERLRLKKEGVGLALSQEQRGGQLYPFFRSVQAAMELLVFSYPSSNEEGKETLPSPFLEEALRPFLKEQVLRRVAEVGDFLPGSWHSAPFMSRNLEQAIAVLGDQGKQQNQDEIRKAFHMIRHSLEKQPEEFRVIGERIQVERMRWGRDYTSFDGLLPLSSLTTEMGKMLQQHVWSATQLNDLVRCRFHYFAGWILGAKEPAQAEEGLSPQDRGDLMHRILCRFWDRYRERGLDTAQGEAAREHLIAVAKSVFREFSQEKGGTTSIQLHIEQKRLIYHMLSMLDHELDWQEQVGQDSKRFYPWLLEWSFGLGKDPALVQRREIDPESREYAVNLRLTPNRRIRLRGKVDRVDQDDEGHYILYDYKSGRAPETAELMEGAHLQLPLYLWALQTEFGLAPEKAVGTAFFTPGVRKGGKAPKDNRNKGLWRQEMARQAGIGRVKGLLQEEEWQQVFSGIQQKMDEKLNQAEQGDFAVEPTWECPDYCPHRRICRIDSRRMAGKEKPGGKEKGR; encoded by the coding sequence GTGGCAGGTTGGATCGTACAGCATCCTGTCTCACAAGGGGAGACAGGTATGGGACTCCGAAAAATGGACTTCCGATTTACGGGTTATACGGCTTATTTGGTCCCGGGACGAAGGATAGTACGGGAACTTCAAAAAAAAGTGCGGGAGTACCGTCTTGATGAAGATAAAGTGGCGGTTCAAACCTTTGATCAGTTTGTACGTCAGATGTTGCCACAGGAAAGCCGCTTGATGAAACCGGTTGAACAGAGATTGATCCTTCAGCATGCGGTTTCCCAAGTAAAGGAAAAGGCAGGACTTTCCTACTTTTGTCGCATCATGGATCAACCGAGTGGGTTGGAACAAGTGGAAGCCCGAATCGGTGAACTGAAACGTTCCGGTATCCGACCCCGGCGACTGGGTGAATTATGGCGGGACCGGGATAAGAAGTATCAGGAACTGGCCTTGATTTATCAAACTTATGAAGGGCTGTTGGATCGGCATGGATTATGGGATCATGAAGAACCTTACTGGAAGCTGATGCAGAATATCCGGCGGGGAACTGTAAAGCTACCGGACCAGGTGGTGGCAGAGCATTTTTCTGATCTTTCTTTTATCCAGGAGCAGCTCTTGATCCAAATGGTTACGGCAGGTGTCCCGGTGGTCTTGCATCTGACATGGGATGAAGAACGTCCCCGTTTGTTTCAACAAACGATTCGTTCGGTTAATCAGTTGAAGCAAAGGGGATTTCGTCTGAAAAAGGCGGCTGAAAACCCGGAAAAAAGGGAGAAGGCATACTCTCTGCTTCATTTGGAAAAGCAGGCCTTTCGCAAGGAACCGGTAAAAGGGGAAGTGGCGGGAGCAGTGGAAGTGATAAGTGCTCCAGGGGTCAAACGGGAAGTGGAACAAGTGGTTCTCCGGATCCGAGAATGGTTGCAAGAACGCCAGGCCCCTTTATCGGATGTCGCTTTAATTGCTCGGGATCTGCCTGTGTATCGGTCTCATCTCCTTGCTGCTTTAAATAAAGCAGGATTACCCTGTACAGAAGCAAACAGTCGACTGTTACGGGAACATCCCCTGTTCCAGACTGTTTTGGCAGGGGTGGCGGTAAAGCGTGGTCAAGAGGAGTATCGAAGCTTCCTCCTGGAAAGTCCCTATCCCTTTCAACAAGCCGGAAACTATTTGCAGGTATACAAAAGCCTGGGCTCCCCCCGTAATCAAAAGCAGTTGAGTCAAAGAGTCGCGGAACGGTTTCCGCAAGGGGATGAGGAGCCTGTTTCCCAAGAAATAAAGGAACTTACGCATTTTTATCAGTGGTTGGAAACAGAGCCCACATCCCTTTCCTGGCGGGATTGGATTTCCTGGTTTGAGTCATGGATCACAGAACTGAACCCATCCCGAAATTGGCCGGAAATGGCCAAGGATCCTGAACTCCTCCCCTTGGTGGCAGAGGAAGCAAAAGCATGGGAGGGGATCAAGAGGATCATTGGAGAATGGAAGGAAATTTTTCAGGAAACGGACTTGGGGGAATCTTCTTGCGATCTTTCTTCTTTTTCATCTGCATTGGAACAGGCAGCGACTCATATATGGGTGGAGCGGGAACCGGGTCAGCGCGGTGGGATTCGCATTCTGGAGCCGAACCAGGTTTGGGGAGACCGATATCCTGCCGTTTTTTTGTTGGGGTGTTCAGAGGGAAAATGGCCCCGACCTGTTTCGGAGGATTGGCTCATATCCGATGATGAGCGACTTCGACTGAAGAAGGAGGGAGTGGGCCTGGCTCTTTCCCAAGAGCAAAGGGGGGGACAGCTTTATCCTTTTTTCCGGAGTGTCCAGGCGGCAATGGAGTTGTTGGTGTTCTCCTATCCATCATCCAATGAGGAGGGAAAAGAAACGCTTCCCTCTCCTTTTTTGGAAGAAGCTCTCCGTCCCTTCCTGAAAGAGCAGGTTTTAAGGCGAGTGGCGGAAGTGGGAGACTTTCTTCCCGGTTCATGGCATTCAGCTCCTTTTATGTCCCGGAATCTTGAACAGGCCATTGCTGTTTTGGGAGACCAGGGGAAACAACAGAATCAAGATGAAATCCGCAAAGCATTTCACATGATCCGGCATAGTTTGGAGAAGCAACCGGAAGAGTTTCGGGTGATAGGGGAGCGGATCCAGGTGGAACGGATGCGTTGGGGAAGGGATTACACCTCCTTTGATGGTTTGTTGCCCCTTTCTTCTTTGACGACGGAGATGGGAAAGATGCTGCAACAGCATGTGTGGAGTGCTACCCAGTTGAATGATTTGGTTCGGTGCCGGTTTCATTACTTTGCCGGTTGGATCTTGGGAGCGAAAGAGCCGGCTCAGGCAGAAGAAGGGTTGTCACCCCAGGACAGAGGCGATCTGATGCACCGGATTTTGTGCCGTTTTTGGGATCGGTATCGGGAACGGGGGTTGGATACCGCCCAAGGAGAAGCGGCCAGGGAGCACCTGATTGCAGTGGCGAAATCCGTGTTTCGGGAGTTTTCCCAAGAAAAAGGAGGTACAACCTCGATTCAGCTACATATCGAACAAAAACGGCTTATTTACCACATGCTGTCCATGTTGGATCATGAATTGGATTGGCAGGAGCAGGTGGGTCAGGATTCCAAGAGGTTTTACCCTTGGTTGCTTGAATGGTCTTTTGGGTTGGGGAAGGATCCGGCACTGGTTCAGCGCCGGGAAATTGATCCCGAATCCAGGGAGTATGCCGTCAATCTGAGGCTGACACCGAACCGCAGGATCCGCTTGCGGGGAAAAGTGGATCGAGTGGATCAGGATGATGAAGGTCACTATATTTTGTATGATTACAAATCAGGACGGGCTCCGGAAACTGCTGAGTTGATGGAGGGTGCCCATCTCCAGCTTCCCCTGTATTTGTGGGCACTCCAGACAGAATTTGGACTTGCACCGGAAAAAGCAGTGGGAACAGCTTTTTTTACACCAGGCGTCCGTAAGGGTGGAAAAGCGCCCAAGGATAATCGCAACAAGGGCCTCTGGCGTCAGGAGATGGCCCGTCAGGCCGGAATCGGTCGAGTAAAGGGATTGTTACAAGAGGAAGAGTGGCAACAAGTATTCTCCGGGATTCAACAAAAAATGGATGAAAAGTTGAACCAGGCGGAACAAGGGGATTTTGCCGTGGAGCCAACATGGGAATGTCCTGACTATTGTCCCCATCGCAGAATCTGCCGGATTGATTCCCGGCGGATGGCGGGGAAGGAGAAACCAGGAGGAAAGGAGAAGGGACGATGA
- a CDS encoding UvrD-helicase domain-containing protein: MSESRAGLTPEQLAAVECLDQDCLVSAGAGSGKTRVLVERYLHILEQDPLPSLDSIVAITFTEKAATEMKRRVREGIVQRMENSVDQAEASRWHQVWTDSEQARITTIHSFCAGLLKDYPVEAGVDPRFVVMDEGEADRLLREVVERVLPEWVKNVPRSLERMVVFWGGTGTVLRFMRIYREMTGNGWNLEVLREKTLQHLSETSRRLKREQQDKKLHLLTCGQVLMEVKGGKRVQAFQKEWPLLSEQLMQTDEPIVMLSVLDQIQHLLSGNWGRKPEIMLPRNQAKDLVKGLSHIAEGRYLLPQEEEVTSPLLMGLDQVDQKYRSLKEERGVLDFDELQSRAVQLLQDHPRILRRLRSQIRFLMVDEYQDTNDAQKRLIDYLCPGPEGEHVPGKRFVVGDPKQSIYRFRGAEVSLFGKTREEVLSTGGREIALTDNFRSDQDLVDFVNRLFPHLMDGNPTEANHFRPATAHRRSGEEPKVEYFPLPEKSEASSREVEAAWMASRIKELIKEGTEPGGIAVLLQTMTHVKVYEQALIQYGIPFHVVKGKGFYDRQEIQDVIHYMRCLQDPGNTMAWVGLLRSPFCGVSDETLLRLSQREGLYDRDKWDHLQDLPPAEVQKLQHFIRKLDQLSAQVGRISVGELVEQIIEETGYRYVMWGVPHAPQIQANLDKFLHMARSWQGVSSYSLTAALKTLDHVIQEEMRETEAPTEKEEGNSVKLMTIHQSKGLEFPVVFLPDLSKIPNRDIPDSGVDKEAGLVFRLVDQAGEKLEPFRWREVKEKERKQEINERVRLFYVAVTRAEDRLILSGLPQKHAGSEKGDSLLSTDVWSKWLDGVLDYQRINEDDGSWTFKDGGPVISVKPCQDGQQEERTESRTRLDGKWLEEAETIQTEWSDLAEPRGWRLEDRMEVSVTDLVQLSNCPRNYYYSRVLGMPHLVDESSLEINSEEESKQRQISTARREGSGSLSPRIRGDVVHRILELSSPSITEAQLDDLYHQVLAEKQIPVRMYPQIIQEVHPMILTFLRSDLCPRQSEEAGIKKEVPFLYQVDGVELEGIIDLLYCTSEGKWILVDYKTHDITEEAVDRAAEEYGVQIQLYVTAAWEVWGIEVDQAVLFFLKPNVQKKFEITPQWRRVASETMADLTQLLRQGEKVDDFLPRPGKRCDYCGFQSICEGGRTVS, encoded by the coding sequence ATGAGTGAATCCAGGGCGGGTTTGACCCCGGAACAATTGGCAGCTGTGGAGTGTCTGGATCAAGATTGCTTGGTTTCTGCCGGGGCCGGTTCCGGAAAAACGAGGGTGCTGGTGGAGCGATACCTTCACATTTTGGAGCAAGACCCCCTTCCTTCTCTGGATTCCATTGTTGCCATCACCTTTACGGAAAAAGCCGCAACGGAGATGAAAAGGCGAGTCCGGGAAGGAATTGTGCAACGGATGGAAAATTCTGTTGACCAGGCGGAAGCATCCAGATGGCATCAGGTCTGGACAGATTCGGAACAGGCCCGGATTACGACGATTCATTCCTTTTGTGCCGGATTGTTAAAAGATTACCCGGTGGAAGCCGGTGTCGATCCCCGATTTGTGGTGATGGATGAGGGGGAGGCAGATCGATTACTCCGGGAAGTCGTGGAAAGGGTGTTGCCGGAATGGGTAAAAAATGTACCCCGTTCTTTGGAACGGATGGTGGTATTTTGGGGAGGAACAGGAACAGTCCTGCGGTTTATGCGCATTTATCGTGAGATGACCGGAAATGGATGGAATCTGGAGGTATTGCGGGAAAAAACCCTTCAGCATCTGTCGGAAACGTCTCGTCGATTGAAGCGTGAACAACAGGATAAAAAGCTTCATCTGCTCACTTGTGGCCAGGTATTAATGGAGGTAAAGGGGGGAAAACGGGTCCAAGCCTTTCAAAAGGAGTGGCCCCTCCTGTCAGAACAACTGATGCAAACCGACGAACCAATTGTGATGTTATCTGTATTGGATCAGATCCAGCATCTTTTATCAGGGAATTGGGGACGGAAACCGGAAATAATGCTTCCCCGAAACCAGGCCAAGGATTTGGTCAAGGGTTTGAGTCACATTGCTGAGGGCAGGTACCTGCTGCCACAAGAAGAAGAAGTGACAAGCCCATTGCTTATGGGTCTGGATCAGGTGGATCAGAAGTACCGGAGTCTGAAAGAAGAACGGGGTGTACTTGATTTTGATGAGTTGCAATCCCGAGCAGTACAGCTGCTTCAGGATCACCCTCGGATTCTGCGTCGTTTGCGCAGCCAAATTCGTTTTTTGATGGTGGATGAGTATCAGGATACCAATGACGCACAAAAAAGATTAATCGATTATCTGTGTCCGGGACCGGAAGGGGAGCATGTACCGGGAAAGCGGTTTGTTGTCGGAGACCCGAAACAATCCATCTATCGATTTCGGGGAGCGGAAGTCTCATTATTTGGAAAGACACGGGAGGAGGTTTTGTCCACAGGAGGACGGGAAATTGCGCTGACGGATAACTTTCGTTCGGATCAAGATTTGGTTGACTTTGTCAATCGGCTGTTTCCTCATTTGATGGATGGAAATCCAACGGAGGCCAATCACTTCAGACCTGCAACTGCTCACCGGCGAAGCGGGGAGGAACCCAAGGTGGAATACTTTCCTCTGCCAGAGAAGAGTGAAGCCAGTTCCCGGGAGGTGGAGGCAGCTTGGATGGCGTCCCGGATAAAAGAGTTGATCAAGGAGGGAACCGAACCCGGTGGGATCGCAGTCTTATTACAGACCATGACCCATGTGAAGGTGTATGAACAGGCATTGATCCAGTACGGCATTCCCTTTCATGTTGTGAAGGGAAAGGGGTTTTATGACCGACAGGAGATACAGGATGTGATCCATTATATGCGCTGTCTCCAAGATCCCGGCAATACGATGGCCTGGGTCGGTCTGCTTCGTTCACCTTTTTGCGGTGTGTCTGATGAAACCTTGTTACGGCTGTCCCAACGAGAAGGACTTTATGATCGGGATAAATGGGATCATCTGCAAGACTTGCCCCCGGCGGAAGTTCAGAAGCTGCAACACTTTATCCGGAAGTTGGATCAACTTTCTGCTCAGGTCGGTCGGATTTCAGTAGGGGAATTGGTGGAACAAATAATAGAAGAAACCGGTTATCGTTATGTGATGTGGGGGGTTCCCCATGCTCCTCAGATTCAGGCCAATCTGGACAAGTTTTTGCATATGGCCCGGTCTTGGCAAGGTGTCTCCTCCTATTCCCTGACCGCCGCCTTAAAAACCCTGGATCATGTGATTCAGGAGGAGATGCGGGAAACGGAAGCACCGACGGAAAAGGAAGAAGGAAACAGTGTGAAGCTGATGACCATCCACCAATCCAAGGGGCTGGAATTTCCGGTGGTTTTCCTGCCGGATTTGTCCAAAATTCCCAACCGGGATATCCCGGATTCAGGTGTAGACAAAGAAGCGGGGTTGGTTTTTCGGTTGGTGGATCAGGCTGGAGAGAAATTGGAACCCTTTCGTTGGCGAGAAGTGAAGGAAAAAGAGAGGAAACAGGAAATCAATGAGAGGGTGCGCCTGTTTTATGTGGCAGTGACACGGGCGGAAGATCGATTGATTCTAAGTGGCCTGCCACAAAAGCATGCCGGATCAGAAAAAGGAGATTCCCTTCTGTCCACAGATGTCTGGAGCAAATGGCTGGATGGTGTGCTGGATTATCAACGGATCAATGAGGATGACGGCAGTTGGACTTTTAAAGATGGAGGCCCCGTCATCTCAGTGAAGCCCTGTCAAGATGGTCAACAAGAAGAGAGGACCGAGTCAAGAACCCGGTTGGATGGAAAGTGGTTGGAGGAAGCAGAAACGATCCAAACCGAATGGTCTGATCTGGCGGAACCCAGAGGGTGGAGGCTGGAGGATCGGATGGAAGTCAGTGTGACTGATTTGGTTCAATTATCCAATTGTCCACGAAACTATTACTATTCACGGGTTTTGGGCATGCCTCACCTCGTTGATGAAAGTTCCCTGGAGATAAATTCTGAGGAAGAATCAAAACAAAGACAGATCAGTACTGCTCGTCGGGAAGGGAGTGGATCCCTTTCTCCGAGGATCCGCGGGGATGTGGTTCATCGCATCCTGGAGCTTTCCTCTCCTTCGATTACCGAGGCCCAATTGGATGACTTGTATCATCAAGTGTTAGCAGAGAAACAAATTCCCGTCAGGATGTATCCTCAGATTATCCAGGAGGTACATCCCATGATCCTGACTTTTTTAAGAAGTGATCTGTGTCCCCGCCAGAGCGAGGAAGCCGGTATCAAAAAAGAGGTCCCTTTCCTTTATCAGGTGGATGGAGTGGAGCTGGAAGGGATCATTGATCTTCTTTACTGTACCTCAGAGGGTAAATGGATACTGGTGGATTACAAAACCCATGATATTACTGAGGAGGCGGTGGATAGAGCGGCGGAGGAATATGGGGTTCAAATCCAGTTATATGTAACTGCCGCCTGGGAAGTATGGGGAATTGAAGTTGATCAGGCTGTCCTGTTCTTTCTGAAGCCCAATGTGCAAAAGAAATTTGAAATCACTCCCCAATGGAGGCGAGTGGCATCGGAAACGATGGCTGATTTGACTCAGCTTCTTCGTCAAGGTGAGAAGGTGGATGATTTCCTCCCACGTCCCGGCAAAAGATGTGATTACTGCGGCTTTCAATCGATTTGTGAGGGAGGACGAACCGTGTCATAA